The stretch of DNA gggaaatttcattttttattaatttgtcatttTGACTAATTCCTAACTCACTCACTTTTAGGAGAGTAAGAGAAAAGTGTGACAGCAAACACACCGAAGGCCTGTAGCGTGCCTGGTTCTTTACCACAGGGACTCACATCTGGGAAACTCCATCCAGGTATCAAGGTGCGCACGTCTACACACACTTGTCTCTGGCCACACGGTTAGGACGGTTTTGGAGAAACGATCACGAACACGCTCAGACGATGCGCTCCGGCCAGGCTCTACGTGCATCCACGGCGCCCGTCTAGGCCGCAGCGGTGAACGCGGCCTGCAGCCACACTGCACACGGGCGCCTGGTTCAACGCCGTGACTGGGCTCGGAGACCAGCAGGCATCGCAGCTGAATGAAGAAAGGGAACTGTTAAAACACCAACCAACAGACAAGGAATCCGGTGAGGCCCCTGTCCTGACACAACTGCAGGAAGCACGAGGCGACGCCACCgcggaagagagagagaagcaaacggCACGGAGAGCCGCGACCCTCCTGGAACCAGGACAACTTCGTCGACAACTCAAAGAATCCTAAAACATGAAACGACACCAAGGCTGCTTTTTTCTCACAAAAGAACCTCCAGGCTGGACTGTTCTCCTCGTCCGCAGTTGTTTCCCAGAACAAAGACCCGGGACCACGAGGAACCCAGACGAATCACCGCAGCGGCTGCTCTCGGCCGGAGCGCCTCGACACGGGCGCGCTGTAGAGGCAAGACTCCCCCAAGTTCCGAGGCCTGGACGCCGGGGGTTTCTCGGTACTCGGCGGACGGGCGACCAGGACTTCGGGTCCCGCACCTTCCACGGCACCGTCCGCTCGCACGGTGAGCCCAGCTCCGGAAACACCAAGGACGCACGTGCGCTCGCCTCGCCAGGTTAAGTCTGCATCGGCACAGGAGCAAGGCCGTGAGCAAGCCTTCATCTGCGCGGCTCGGGCGCCTCCAGGCTCCCTACGCCTAACCCTTAGGGGCCGTCTCATTCAAGATACTTTCCGCCGGGGCGCCTGGGGCTCCGTCGTCAAGTGTccgccttcggctccggtcatgatcccagggtcctgcgatcgcgTCCcccgtcgggctccctgctccgcggcgagtctgcttgtccctctgcccctccccccacctgtgttccctctcactgtgtctctttgtcaaataaataaataaaatcttaaaaaaaaaacaaaaaaagaacttccaGTTCATGGTGACCTGAGAACCAGCGAGGCTACAAGGGGGCatcagaagaaaatggagaaactaCGCCACGAAGCCAGCTCCGACTTTATCATACTTAAAAGGCCAAAATGAAACCAGATCTCTAAAAAATCACAAGTGACAAAGTCAAATATCAAAAAAGCAAGGGATCAAAGATGCCCCGAAACACAACAAAATCAGAAGTGAGTGCAGCACCCACGTCGCTCTGTCCCCATGCCGCCCTGGATCTGGCTCGACACTCAGAAGGCGCCGAGACTATTTCCCCTCAAGAAAGATGCCAGCTTTGCATTAATGTCATAAAAACCACGACCCCTTGCAGCCAGCTGTCCCCCCCAAGGAGACTTGCGGGGTAAGAACGGGCAGCGTGCTGTGCCAGGACCCCCAGACCGGCTGACGGGCGCTCACCAGGCCAGGAGGTGGCACTTCCAGCCCCACGGGCTGCCCACGGCTGCAGGGCAGGGGCCCCGCTCTCAAAATCCCCACTCGCCACTCCGGACACTTCCTCTGCCCAAGCCCCTCGTGGTGCCCCCTGCAACACTGTGTCTGTCCACTGGGCCAAGCAGACCATCTCGACTTTGCTGGAGCTGACCGCCAGCCAGCTGGACAGGAGCTTCCTCTCAAAGCTCCTTGAGAACACCACCTTTCCTGGTCCAGCCCCCACCTCAACGCCGTCCGACTCCCAACAGCAGTTGGGGCCGGCCCCTGCGCAGATCTTCCGTGTTCTTTCTGGAGTCTAACTCTCCCCCAGGGTAAATGGGTGCAGTGGGCAATGGTCCCCCTCATTCTCGCATCTGGCCCTACTCCTTTATGCCCCCCCCACACATGGGATGACTACAGGATCCAAGTTACAACACCAGGCAGCACCCGAGTCTTCCCAGAAGCGACCACACCCATGTGCGTGGATCCCGCTAGACCCAAGCTAAATGCAGCCCAACGTGACTTCCTGTCAGCCTGCTCAGGAAGAAGCCCAAGGACGTCCACGGCCTCCCGGGACGGGCAAGAGAGAAGCCTGGGGACAAGGAGGCAGCAGGCCTGGTGACTCCAGCTAAAAGATCGCACTCCTGAGAGATGTAAAGCGTGTGCGGACACTGGCCAGGAGGGACCTCCGCAAGTGAAGCCCCCGCCGTGCCCAGGGCCCCACTGGCCATAGAACCATTTCctgtttaggggcatctgggcCGGCAAAACCAACGGATACGCTGCTCAGAGTAACCAAAGTGATAAATCCACAAAGGAAACCGGGGAGCAATTACCTCAAAAGTCAACGGGACTGAGGGCAGAGGATGAGAACACAAAAGGAACGTCTGAGAaattattagattttttaaaaacattatttttttcaaatagactttgttttttaaagatttttttatgtatttatttgacagacagagatcacaagtaggcatagaggcagcagagagagagagaggaggaagcaggctccccgctgagcagagagcccgatgcgggactcgatcccaggaccctgagatcaggacctgagccgaaggcagcggcttaacccactgagccacccaggcgcccctagactttGTTTCTTAAAACCATTTTAGATTTAAAGAACAAGTGAGACGACGGTAAAGAGGTTCCACGTACGTGGTCTCCCGCGCACGCACACCCGGTGGCCCCTTTACAAACATCTGCCATCGGTGCGTTACATTTGTTACAGTTAACAAACCAGTATTAACACGTTATTGTTAACTAAGCGATCAGATTTCCTCAGTCCCCCCAAGGCCCCGTTCTGTCCCAGGATCCCTTCAGGACACCACGCGACATCGGTCACGTCCCTTTCCgtctcctcttggctgtgaccgTCCCTCCGAGGACCCCGACCGTTGGGGGAGGCCCAGTCAGGCATCCGGGGAGACGCCCTCATTGGAATTCCCATGGCGGTTCCTCGTGGGTCACCGGGGCCAGGGGCTGTGGCGGGGGAGACCGCAGAGGGCAAGTGTCCGTCTCCTCCCATCCAGGCAAGGTGCCTGTCGTCAGCATAAACTGTCCCTGCTCACGTGGGCCGTGGTCACCTGGCGGAGGTGGGTCTGCCGGGTGTCCCCACCCCACGTGGCTCCTTCCGTTCCCTGCACTGTCCCCGGGGCACAGCCCACACGTGAGGAGGGGGAGGCACACTCCACTCCCGAGGACAGAGCGGCTGTGCGGACACGAGGGTTTCTCCTTCGGGGGAGGAAATACCGTTTCGGTACCAGCGCGCGTGAGCCGCAGACGATGTCGGTGCGGACTCGTGGGTAGTTACGCACAGTGCGGGCCTTGATCCAGCACGACTTCACTCTGCGGCTGGCACGGGTCCGGCTCTGGCCACCGGGAGCCCCTTCAGGTGGCTCCTCTGTCCCTCTGACACGCCCCTCAGGGTGGGGGCTCCTTCCCTTCTGGCTCTGCCTGGTGCTCTAGGGCCCCTGGGGCAGGTCCTGCTGGGCCCTGAGAAGGAGCCCttgctctttatttcttataCGCTCTTTTACAAAGCACACTTATGGAAGAAGCTAGTTTACCTGACCCCAAATCCATCTTCTGACCTCGGATACAGCACCACATTTGTTCTAAGGAAACGGACTCCCCAGGGCTACCGACCTGGAGGTCCTACGGAAGAGGCTACCTGTAgcgactggggtggggggggcgcgaACCCTTCCATTTTGAAGTCCCTGCACACTTATTTCCAGAAACATGCATACTTTTATAATTCAAACACACGCAGAATTATTTCAAACCCTTGTGTGGACTGCATGTAGACACCCAATCCCAGTAAGGAAGACGCACCAACAATCTTCAGAAGAGGAATAAGCAGAAAGTAGGCTGCCTCTGCTCAGAAGTCGATAAACTCTGTCTGGCACAGCACAGAACGGCTGCAAGCCTCTGAGCTCTCCGCCAGTGTCCCAGAGGCTCTCTCCCGCCCAACAGGCAGCACAGACGGAGGTTCCTGCGGGCATTTGAAACGTCCGGGTGTCCGGgcgcacctggccggctcagctGGTGCAGCAAGGGATTCCTGACCCtagggtcatgagcttgagccccacactgggtggggAGTtactaaaaaagataaaataaataagtaagtaaaatttaaaaattcaaatgtctCTATACTAAGTGTATAGTACTTGGAAATTCTCACAAGATCTCTGCCTGGGGACAAAATATTGCAGCTCTGCAGACGGCTGGGCTCCTCCAAATTTCCAAAAGCCAGAGAGTCCGGGTCTACAGAGAAGTAAGTTAACCCTTTCACCGTGCAGTCCAGGAAGGAAGCGGACACGAGTAAAACTCCAAAAAGGCACTAACAATGTTTTCTCCACAGCACAGGCACATTTAAGAAAAGGATGCCACAATCTCAAGGTTTTTAACACAAACGCTGTATGCACAATGCAGAAGGAAAGGTTCCCAAAGTTCCCTGAAGCTGCTGAAACCACAGATTGGCAAAGGGGTAGTACCGTGCCACCAGCCTGCTGGGAGCCCCTGCTCAGCACCTTTGCAGCCAAGGCTGGCCGCCGCCCCGGGCGCAGTTTGGGCGCTGGGGGAACTGCGCGGAGGAGGAGGGGGCCGGGGCGCTGGAGGCACCGTGCTGGAGCGGGAGGTGGGAGCACCGCGCGGAGGGGGCCGGGCGCTGGAGGAGGTGGGAGCACTGCGCGGAGGGGGCCCGGCGCAGGGGGCACCGCGCGGAGGGGGCCAGGCGCTGGAGGAGGTGGGAGCACCGCGCGGAGGGGGCCGGGCGCAGGGGGCACTGCGCAGAGGGGGCCGGGCGCAGGGGGCACCGCGCGGAGGGGGCCAGGCGCTGGAGGAGGTGGGAGCACCACGCGGAGGGGGCCGGGCGCAGGGGGCACTGCGCAGAGGGGGCCGGGCGCAGGGGGCACCGCGTGGAGGGGGCCAGGCGCTGGAGGAGGTGGGAGCACCGCGCGGAGGGGGCCGGAGCGCTGCGGCCACCGCGCGTAGAGGCCCGGGCGCTGGGGGCACTGCGCGCGGAGGGGCCGGGGCGCTACAGACACCGCGCGGAGGGGAATCGGGCGCTGGGGGTACTGCGCGGTGGTGCGCACTCAGCAGGCTCAGGGTGCGCAGGAGCGCAGGCGCGCGGCGGGATCCCGGGAGCTGACCGTTAACAGCCGCCAGAGGACCAGACCTCACGGGACAGGACCCTGAGAGGACTGCGCCCAGGAGACTTGCCAAGCGGCAGCCACTCCCGCCAGCACTGAAAAGAGGACTCGCCCTGAGCGCTCGGGTATGGCGATCCAGCCCGTGCCCGCGCTGCTGCTGGTGGCCCTGCTCCTGTCTCCGCACAGCCGCATGGAGCCCACAGAAACCGTGCCCACCCTGGCCCTGGCCCCGGCCTCAGCCCCGACCCGGCCCTGGCCCCTGGTCGGTAACTCGTCAGCAGGCCAGCCCCTGTCGGGCTTCGAGGTCAAGGCCGCAGCGCCCGCCCCGCACCCCGTGCCAGGCCCACTCGCCCTGCGGGGCCCGCTCATCCCGCTCGCCCTGTGGCTGGTGCTCGGGTAGGGCACCGGTCCAGCGTGGCCAGCACTGCCCAGCGTGGACACAGAGCTCCAGGGCTCACCGGCCTCCACTCCTTGACTTTGCTACAGAAATGGGTCCAGAAAACAGAGAATCCCACCATGACTGGTTTGCAGCATGTGGATACAATGGTCACACCTCCTGTGACTGCAGGAACAGACGAGGAGGAGCTGGTGGCATCCTACTGGGCTCAAGATGGGGCTTGGGAGCTTGGGGCACCTGCAGCTCTACCGTGAGAATTAAAAGATAGTTTACCTTTACTTTGGTTCATTAAACTTATAAAGTCACAAAATGGGTGGTGTGGCAGGTGTTTCTGTGGATTGTGGGTGACAGGGAGGGGTCAGGCCCGGGGCCTCCGGTGAAGCTGGCAGCTGTCGGGGAGCCGCGCTGCACCGGACACGGGGACGGTGACAAGGGCAGCAGGATGAGAGCGGACCACCCCACGCCCGGCGGTGCCCTCTGCGCCCTTCAGAGCCCACGCAGGACCACTGTCCCCCCTAATTCCTAAGAGGAGCACACCACCTCGCCTCTCCGCACGCTGCTTTACTTCTGCGTGTGCTCAGTGCGTTTCGCCGTTTAAAGGTGACTTCTTGAACACGAGGTCTGGCTTTACACTGCGTTCTCCTGAGTCATAGCCacattttttaatacatatttttatctttataaaccCACATTTGAACTCTTTCAATATGTTTAGACCGTACCTACAACAAAGCCTACAGTACTTTCCGGAGGTTAGTCTAATCCAAccatcagcacacacacacaccctccccaagtCCCTCAGGAAAGCAGACACGGGGCCTTCAGAACCAAAGACACGCCAGCCTCCGAGCGTCCCAGAAACAGCAGGCTCGGCAGCCCGCAGAGCAGGAGCACGGAGACACGCAGCCGCGTCCTGGAGCGCGCGCTCTGGGAGTGGTTCCGCTTCGATTTCCATGACGGGATCCAGTACTGACTTGCACCAAACACAAATGCAAATCATTTTCTTAAAGGCTGAAGGagcaatataaagaaaaatcccAATTTAGCAGGTTTTACTCTGTGCATTACAGGATAGCCAATTAGAGCTTTCTTTGACATAATAATGGAAAGGCTGCTCTCCCACAGGAAACTACACTTTCTTGGTCACCACTCCGACCCCTTCTCTCTCGCAGCAGTGCTGAATTAACAACCCCTAATGGAAGACGTGGAAATTCCTATCAGATGATCTGAGGATTCATTCTGAGCCCAGGCATCCGTCCGATtttacctccccttccagctCCACCTGCCTGCCGGTAAAAAACTCAGATGCATGTTTTCTTGGGGGAATCTATGTCCCCAGATTGGGGATCGTTTGTGCTCCGCAGGGAAGGTGCCCAGTGTGGCCTGAAACACCAAGAATCACCTGGCGTCTCTGGTCCCAGGGCAGAGGCAGCAGGGCTCAAGGATCAGGGACCCAGCTCCTGACTTCCCGCACACCTGCTGTCCTTGGGGAGCTCGGCCAGGTGCCGGGTCCAGGGCACGCCCCGCCCCCACGATTCACAGGCACGGCCACCTGTGGTTCGCACAAGCATCCCATCCTCACAGTCATGGGGGATATCAGTATCCCCAGTCTGCAGACTGGGACACCAAGGCCCCCAAGGTCAAATAACatgtcaaggtcacacagtgaaaGATAGCATTGGGATGGCTGAACCCTAACAGGCTGGTTCCAGAGATCAGGCAAATAAGGACTTCTCTCGACTGCCTCCCAGCTGAAGAGGAGAGGACAGCTCCAGAGATGGGTCAGGACCGTGGCCCAGGTGGCTGCCACCATCTGACGGAGGGAGAGCAACACAGAGAAAGACACGAGGGGGGACAAGCAAGCTCTGCAAGAAGCCGAAGAGGCAAGAGctggacaggcagacagagccgGCGGGGAGGGGCCTGGGCCTGAGCACCCGGGGGGAGAGCCGGCGGGGGAGGCTGGGGCAGACGGGAGCTGGGTCCAGCCGGCCGCTGGCGGAGTGGGTAGCGGTTTTTACTGAAGCCCGAGGCCCAGTCCCGTGGGGAATGCAGGCGCAGAGGAAGACCAGGATCTCCAGCAGCTGCACCGAGGGCGcggagagcaggagggaaggatCAGGGTCCAGTCAGGAGGCTTCTACTGGGGGCAAAGGAGAGCGGGTGGGGGGCCTGTGGGCCACTGGGCCAAGGGGGAcacggagaagcaggcatcctgggTGGAGGACTAATGGGACAGCAGCACAGAATGTGCCCGGGGACTGGAGGGGACGGCAGGGAAAAGCCGCCAGGTTCCCACAGCAGGGGGCAGCTGGTGCCGCTCGCTGTGAGGAGAAAGGGTAGGAAAGGAAGGCAGGTAAGGGGCGGGTTCCAGATGCTGGAGCCCCTGTGACCCGCAGCCGGGGAGGGAGCTGCGGTGCACGGCCTGGCAGGCCTGGGGCCCAGAGCCCACAGGGCACGGCAGATGGAAAAGCAGAAGCAAGGGGCCCCAGCCCAAGGCCTGCACGTCCACATCAGAGCCGCGGGACCCCCCTGCCCATCCCGCTGCCCTCAAGCTCTGTCCCAAAATGCCCCGCCTTCCAGCCAGTGCATGCGCCAACACCCAGGCGTGCGCCTCAAGTCTCTGCCTGCCCTAatccttcctccccgcccccgcccccacctgctcTCCTGCCAGCAGCGCACAGAACCTTCCAAACCAGAGCTCTGACCTCACCCTCGCACCCCCGCACCCTTGCCCAGGGCCACCGCTGGCTCAGCGTCAGACTCGCTGCGGCTGGCCTGCCCGCCCCTCTCCGGCCACATCTGCCCACTGGGCCTCCAGCAAAGCTCCCGAGCTCACCTTAGCTCTTCCGCCCTCAATTAACAAAGAGGCAGCACGGGGACCGGCTCACAGCGGGAAAGACCCTGTGAGGACCCGAAGGGCCCGGCCCCGGTCCTACCTGAGCCGCAGGCACTGCCTCGAGGGACAGTCCGTGCCCTCATCTAATCCCTGCAGGAACCACTGGGGGCAGCTGCACTCGGAGAGGAAGCGGGGTGGGGGCGCTTCGGCTGGGGGGATGGCCCCTCCCAAACCCCAGACTGGctcccccaggctcccctccGCTCGCAGGAGCTGTTCTGCATATGCCCTTGGCTGGGGTTGCCACGCAGTCCTCCGTGGACCTCAGACACCACCCCAGGAGGCTGCAAAGAAGCAGCTCTTCCGGAGGAgggcctgccccttccctgcctcctgggaGGCTGTACGAGTGTGGGGCGGTGGCAGCCATCCCTGGGGCACGCGGCTAGGCGGGAGCCCAGCCCCAGAGGGCACTTCCCCCAGACTTCTTCCACCGACACAGCAAAAGCCATGTTGGGGGCCACAGAGGCCCACATTTGGGTGCTTGGGGAGAACCCGGCTGGACCCTCCCCGCGGAAGGAGGCGTGGCCACTAAGGCAGGGCCCGCAGAGCTGGGCGAGGGCTCCTCCCTCCACTCCGGGGCCGgggccaggggcagggctgggcccacCCACAGCAACCATGTACGCAGGTCACTGCACAGGAGGAGCCTGTCGCAGCCCAGGGCACCCCGCACCTGTCCCCAGCCATTCTCGTCACCAGGTAGGTGCAGTTCAGAGTAAAAGACTAACAGGCCCACTTGGCCACAGACCGCCCCATTCTCCAGTTAGTCCTAGGGCATCGGAGCCCGCATCGACTCCCCACTCACCTGTCTGCGGGTGGGGACTGTCCAAACTGGTCCAGAACTCAAGACGCTGCGAACGGCGCTGAGTACAGAACCTCGCAGCGCCAAAGCCTCTGACGGGTCCTAGGACCCCCGCGGACAGGGCCGTGGGGGCGCGGCCCACTGTCGCTCTTACCACTTCCTCACGGAGCCTGATCTTGTCACGCACAGACGCTGCCCCAGACCCTAGTGACCAGAGGCGGCACGCGGCACTCTCCCAGACTATGAGATGGAGCCCGGGGGCCTCCTGAAATGCCTTCCTGAGACAGACACCGccccttcctgcttcccctccttcctgctggaACATCAGGCTGCCGTCAGAAGTCACCCACAAGCACGAGGACGAAAGAGCAGATGGGAGAGACGCAAGGGCCCAGAAAGCACCTTCCCGGACCCAGACTTGATACTTCTTGGTTCGAGGGGCCCAGGCGCTGAGAGCCAGACCAGCCAGGTTCTGCTCCATGCTGCCAAGTCAACCCGACCCAAACGCAGGCCAAGGACACTGCCTGGGCACAGGGACTACGACCAGGCCCGCTACAGACCTGGACCCACAGCGGTGACCAGCGGTGACCGGCAGCCCCCGGTGCAGGGCACAGGGGGACCACACGCACGCCACCAGCAAGCGGGCCCACGGCACGCGGTCCTCAAGCAGCGCAACGTGGACAAGAACAGCACGGgcgagggcagagggaacagccccGCCAAGGACACACCCTGGGAGCCGAAGGCTGGACGGCAGCCGGGCGGCAGTCTAACCCACACCCCCCACAGGAGGCACAACAGACCCATCAGacccggggtggggggtcccACGGGTGCAGATCCACCAACAGGGAAAATGGAGGGAAACCAGCAAGATGCAAGGCCTGTGGACCTTCTCCTGAGGAAACCTACTCTCCCCGTGGTGAGGGGACGTCACCGGAAGGGGTCCAGCAGGGGTCAGCTGCTGGAACGCGCCCTTGGAAGGATGGGCACAGTGACCCCAGGACAGTGGACTGAATGGGGGCGAGTCTGGGCCAGGAGAGCCAGCGaggggagacagacacagaccAGAAGGAGCTGGACAGTGAGCAAGGCGGGGAGAAAGGAACGAGTGAGCACAGGCCCCCgtgggagggacagggacagCGGGGTGTGCGCCGTGCCACGTCCAGAGTGGAGGGCACGGCAAGCAGACTAGGGGGCAGCGGCGCCCAGgacaggcgggggcgggggaagcaggcagcTCAGGCAGCTCTGTCAGACACTGCTGAGGGCCTAACAAGACGGGACAGGGGCCGCTGACCTTGCCAAAGACAGGTCGCCAGTGACTCCGAAGAGCCAtttcagagggacagagaggccaAAAGCCAAGCAAGACAGTCAGGAAGGTCACGAGAGTGGGGACAGGCATCAAGCCGGCATGAACACCAAGGGCCTCCCGTCCCCCACACCGAGGCCCCCCTCAGTCTGTTCTCGGACGACCCCTGTGCGTGGACAGCTTGAGACACACAGGTCCGCACGAGCAGACATGTGCCGGCCTGGCTTGCTCGGGGCCTGTCACAGAGCCCCCACGCGAGGGGCACTCAGAAAACACTGGAGGAGGTGAGAAGAGCCGTGGGACCGGAGAGCCCAGCAGGACGAGGTCCTGGCGGCCCCAGGGCTCACGCGCACACAGGGCGGCAGAGAGCCCGCGGGTGTGGAGCCGGGACCCCGCCGGACACACGGCTCGGTGCGGCCTCTCTGCGCCCGGAGTACGTGTCCCGCCTGGAGCCGCACCGGCAGCCAAACGTGAGAAACACACTTTCAGCAAACCCACAACTCAAAAACATCCTGCGGAATTAACAAAAACTTTCCAAAATTTTACTTCGGGATTTCCTGTGTCAAGGAGACGTCAGACAACAAACTAGCACCGGGTGCGAAACGGGCTCATTTCGAGAAGCTCTGCCCGGAAGGGAGGTCAGGGCCGGAGGCCTGATGGAAGCTCCTGTCGGGGTCCACGAGGCTCGGAGCACGCGCGGACCACGGCCCCTCGGGGAGCTGTAAGAGAAGCGTCCGAATAATTggatatattctttttctcaaaaGAGCCTCCACCTGCAAACACGGCGTCGCCAGAAACCCATCTTACGAACAAACACACTGGACGTTCACACCGAGAAACCGCCGCTCGCGGGTCTGCGACTCCAGCGGGCCGCGGTCACACCCGGCCACGCGCTAACGACATGAGCCAGGAGCGGCGGGGACCAGCCCGGCCCCAGCAGGAGTGAAGCCCAGAAATTAAGCCCGTTGCTGAGCATGATTTTATCGTCCAGCCCCCGCGTGTGAAGGCCGTGCGGGGACGGGAAGCCGAAACCTAAGGTGCTTCTCGGGGCAGATGAGAGATAAGCGGCCGGAGTTACAGCCTGAAGGACGAGAATGATTGGGTTCTGGCCTCTCGCTCAACAGTCCGGAAAGCGGGGCCCTGGGCGGCTCCCTCGGCCGAGGCTGTGACTCGATGTCAGCTCAGATCTCGAGCTCAAGGCCGTGCgtttgagccccgcgttgggctccggCTGGCCGtgtagcctacttaaaaaataaattaaataagaacaTAAAAACGCAGAAGGCCTTGACTGGCAGTGTCCACCTCCAGGACCTCGTGACGCTGCCGGAGATTCCTGGGCTGCAGCAGACGCAGCTACCAGCTTCCGCAGAGGCCGCCGCCAGGCCTCTTCCCAAGAGAAGAACCAGTGAGGGAGGCGGCGGCCAGGCCAGGAGACGGGCAGGTCTTCCCAGACGCCACCGTGGACGCACGGTGAGAGATTGCAACCACGCTGACCCTCGCCACACAGGGCCAGTTCCAGAACCAGAGGAAAAAAGGTGACCGCCCCGGGTCAGAACAGCAGCAGGGAGGCTC from Neovison vison isolate M4711 chromosome 6, ASM_NN_V1, whole genome shotgun sequence encodes:
- the LOC122908636 gene encoding proline-rich protein 2-like — its product is MAIQPVPALLLVALLLSPHSRMEPTETVPTLALAPASAPTRPWPLVGNSSAGQPLSGFEVKAAAPAPHPVPGPLALRGPLIPLALWLVLGPRTLPGHRDYDQARYRPGPTAVTSGDRQPPVQGTGGPHARHQQAGPRHAVLKQRNVDKNSTGEGRGNSPAKDTPWEPKDLVTLPEIPGLQQTQLPASAEAAARPLPKRRTMPLGSRSQYSRRLRGGGPADSITAKRPRVGSKRMMPYGARGRACPSEPPPPKAWHPPPPPGPGASGGGDPAGSEPAVGAQRVAEDDAGDELALGSNPSVTSLSQFPS